Proteins from a genomic interval of Poecile atricapillus isolate bPoeAtr1 chromosome 1, bPoeAtr1.hap1, whole genome shotgun sequence:
- the KCNJ11 gene encoding ATP-sensitive inward rectifier potassium channel 11 — protein MLSRKGIIPEEYVLTRLAEDVPDHARYRARERRARFVGKNGACNVAHKNIREQGRFLQDVFTTLVDLKWPHTLLIFTMSFLCSWLLFGMVWWLIAFAHGDLDHSTRLQRDPTEGAAGSAAGFVPCVTSIHSFTSAFLFSIEVQVTIGFGGRMVTEECPAAILVLIVQNIVGLVINAIMLGCIFMKTSQAHRRAETLIFSKHAVIALREGRLCFMLRVGDLRKSMIISATIRMQVVKKTASLEGEVVPLNQIDIQMENPVGGNSIFLVSPLIIYHVIDKNSPLYDISPMNLHHHEDLEIIVILEGVVETTGITTQARTSYLADEILWGQRFVPIVAEEDGRYSVDYSKFGNTVKVPTPSCTARQLEEDKSIMDTMPLSPKGTIRRRSVKLKPKFTISEEPS, from the coding sequence ATGCTCTCCAGGAAGGGGATCATCCCCGAGGAGTACGTGCTGACCCGGCTGGCCGAGGATGTGCCGGATCACGCCCGGTACCGCGCGCGGGAGAGGCGGGCGCGCTTCGTGGGCAAGAACGGCGCCTGCAATGTGGCCCATAAGAACATCCGCGAGCAGGGGCGCTTCCTGCAGGATGTCTTTACCACCCTGGTGGACCTCAAGTGGCCGCATACGCTGCTCATCTTCACCATGTCCTTCCTCTGCAGCTGGCTGCTCTTCGGCATGGTCTGGTGGCTCATCGCCTTCGCCCACGGGGACCTGGACCACAGCACCCGGCTGCAGCGGGACCCCACGGAGGGGGCGGCGGGGTCTGCGGCCGGCTTCGTGCCCTGCGTGACCAGCATCCACTCCTTCACCTCCGCCTTCCTCTTCTCCATCGAGGTGCAAGTGACCATCGGCTTCGGGGGGCGCATGGTGACGGAGGAGTGCCCTGCCGCCATCCTGGTGCTGATCGTGCAGAACATCGTGGGGCTGGTGATCAACGCCATCATGCTGGGCTGCATCTTCATGAAGACGTCTCAGGCCCACCGCCGGGCCGAGACCCTCATCTTCAGCAAGCACGCGGTCATCGCCCTGCGCGAGGGCAGGCTCTGCTTCATGCTGCGCGTGGGCGACCTCCGCAAGAGCATGATCATCAGTGCCACCATCCGCATGCAGGTGGTGAAGAAGACcgccagcctggagggagagGTGGTTCCCCTCAACCAGATCGACATCCAGATGGAGAACCCCGTGGGGGGCAACAGCATCTTCCTCGTCTCCCCACTCATCATCTACCACGTGATAGACAAGAACAGCCCCCTCTACGACATCTCCCCCATGAACCTTCACCACCACGAGGACCTGGAGATCATTGTCATCTTGGAAGGGGTGGTGGAGACCACTGGCATCACCACCCAGGCCAGAACCTCCTACCTGGCGGATGAAATCCTCTGGGGCCAAAGGTTTGTGCCCATCGTGGCAGAGGAAGATGGGCGATACTCGGTGGACTACTCTAAATTTGGCAACACGGTGAAAGTGCCCACCCCCTCGTGCACTGccaggcagctggaggaggacaAGAGCATTATGGACACCATGCCACTGTCCCCAAAAGGCACAATAAGGAGAAGGTCTGTCAAGCTAAAGCCCAAGTTTACCATAAGCGAAGAGCCTTCCTGA